A region from the uncultured Draconibacterium sp. genome encodes:
- a CDS encoding FAD-dependent oxidoreductase: MKRRDFYKTTGALGLGLLAGNPAWSNNQGAIPEPGFFNEEAKKLPAREFDVLVAGGGTAGVICAIAAARQGAKTILVENKGYVGGIAVEGGTALHSFYNLWKAFPGVEKRQLVRGIPAEMVDRLTAMGGATGYAEMEKHFEYDSVCTAIDTELYKLNAHEMLDEAGVYVCVNTLLAGAVVEGSVVKGAILESRSGREVIFAKSFVDCTGYADLAAHAGADFTEPNDYAVVNSMGLGNVDIEKYYKFLADRDAVHQLAYGVRSGEPGRIIRIGAEGSQGYPEEFIKGARKIGLSAISTTTQDNYLMFIKMNMKLDKSPTDRDTVAKAELELRKRMKKGVELFREHIPGFEKTFMTRTAPSLVIRRGRLISCDYDISHEDVINGVHFDDDVFVYGFHDMAPRLQVANGGSYGIPYRALCVKGLDNLYVSGMMITSDHRAHMSTRNTVSCMGQGQASGTAAALCALNGFNSRTLPYKTLRKALEKGGVYFEK, encoded by the coding sequence ATGAAAAGAAGAGACTTTTACAAAACTACCGGAGCCCTTGGTTTGGGCCTTCTAGCAGGGAACCCAGCATGGTCGAATAACCAGGGAGCAATTCCTGAACCCGGATTTTTTAACGAAGAAGCTAAAAAACTTCCGGCACGTGAGTTTGATGTGTTGGTGGCCGGTGGTGGTACGGCCGGAGTAATTTGTGCCATTGCTGCTGCACGCCAGGGCGCCAAAACAATTCTGGTAGAAAACAAAGGCTATGTGGGAGGTATTGCCGTTGAAGGCGGAACTGCTTTACACAGCTTTTACAACCTGTGGAAAGCTTTTCCGGGTGTTGAGAAACGCCAGCTGGTGCGCGGTATCCCGGCTGAAATGGTCGACCGTTTAACGGCAATGGGCGGCGCAACGGGTTATGCAGAAATGGAAAAACATTTTGAATACGACTCGGTATGTACCGCAATTGATACGGAACTGTATAAACTAAATGCCCATGAAATGCTCGACGAAGCGGGTGTTTATGTTTGTGTAAATACCTTGTTGGCTGGTGCAGTTGTTGAAGGAAGCGTGGTAAAAGGAGCTATTCTGGAAAGTCGCTCGGGCCGCGAAGTAATTTTTGCAAAATCGTTTGTGGATTGCACCGGATATGCTGATTTAGCAGCCCACGCCGGAGCCGATTTTACCGAACCCAACGATTATGCAGTGGTAAATAGTATGGGTCTTGGTAATGTTGACATTGAAAAATACTACAAATTTCTGGCCGATAGGGATGCTGTGCATCAACTGGCTTATGGTGTGCGCAGCGGAGAGCCCGGAAGAATTATCCGCATAGGAGCTGAAGGCTCGCAAGGCTATCCTGAGGAGTTTATTAAAGGGGCGCGTAAAATCGGACTGTCAGCAATTTCCACTACCACTCAAGACAACTACCTCATGTTTATTAAAATGAACATGAAGCTTGATAAAAGTCCTACCGACCGCGATACCGTTGCTAAGGCAGAGTTGGAGTTGCGCAAACGAATGAAAAAAGGGGTAGAGCTTTTCCGCGAGCATATTCCCGGATTCGAAAAAACATTTATGACCCGCACCGCTCCCTCACTTGTTATCCGGCGCGGCCGATTAATAAGTTGCGATTACGATATTTCCCACGAAGATGTAATTAATGGCGTTCATTTTGATGATGATGTGTTTGTTTATGGTTTTCACGATATGGCACCGCGCTTGCAGGTGGCCAATGGTGGCAGCTACGGAATTCCTTACCGTGCACTTTGTGTAAAAGGTCTTGATAATTTGTATGTATCGGGAATGATGATTACTTCAGACCACCGGGCGCACATGTCTACACGCAATACGGTTAGCTGCATGGGGCAAGGACAAGCCAGTGGTACAGCTGCCGCGCTGTGTGCTTTAAATGGCTTTAACTCGCGGACTTTACCTTATAAAACTCTCCGAAAAGCCCTTGAAAAAGGCGGCGTTTATTTCGAAAAATAA
- a CDS encoding transcriptional regulator has protein sequence MFKALDPLLHSQVRLAIMTILINVKSAEFSYLLENIETSKGNLSFQITKLKEEGYIMVKKSFRKNYPLTTVSITPKGIEAYENYIDAISEYFKKSGKI, from the coding sequence ATGTTTAAAGCGCTCGACCCATTACTTCACTCACAAGTTCGACTGGCTATAATGACTATACTCATCAATGTAAAGTCAGCTGAATTTTCATATTTACTCGAAAACATCGAAACCTCAAAAGGCAACCTCAGTTTCCAGATTACAAAGCTAAAAGAGGAGGGCTACATCATGGTTAAAAAATCCTTCAGAAAAAATTACCCGCTTACAACCGTAAGTATTACTCCCAAAGGAATTGAAGCCTATGAAAACTACATTGATGCCATTTCGGAATATTTCAAAAAATCAGGAAAAATATAA
- a CDS encoding arylsulfatase, whose amino-acid sequence MKRTGIIASLLVGIGLLVGCQSKTQKTDAQSEEKPNVVIIYMDDLGYGDMGAYGATELKTPNFDKLAEGGVRFTDGHATSATCTPSRYGLLTGVYPWRNDQAKILPGTAPLIIDTAQVTIPKIFKEKGYHTGIVGKWHLGLGTGVVDWNEHVKPGPNEVGFDDAYIMAATQDRVPTVYIDNGYVDGLDKNDPIEIDYQNNFEGQPTGKENPELCTYQMWHHGHNNTIINGIPRIGYMKGGEAARWTDVDMADHFLAKAQAYVKAHKNQPFFLVYTMQQPHVPRTPHPRFEGTSGMGPRGDVIVEADWCLGEFVKTLEEEGVLENTLIIFSSDNGPVLNDGYYDDAVEKLGDHKPAGALRGGKYSLFQAGTRVPFITYWKGKIQPKVSDALVCQVDILASLAELVGSDAQTMDSEPLLDVMMGNSDEGRQSLILEATSRTAMRSGNWALIPPYKGAKINTQVNIELGNEMEWQLYDLSSDISQQKNVADENPEILEELIAEFERIRGKEYSNVQNLELK is encoded by the coding sequence ATGAAAAGAACCGGTATTATTGCATCATTACTTGTGGGAATTGGCCTGTTGGTAGGATGCCAGAGCAAAACGCAGAAAACCGATGCGCAGTCAGAAGAAAAACCAAATGTGGTGATTATTTATATGGATGATTTGGGGTACGGAGACATGGGCGCATACGGAGCAACCGAATTAAAAACACCAAATTTCGATAAATTGGCAGAAGGCGGAGTACGTTTTACCGATGGACATGCCACGTCGGCTACCTGCACGCCCAGTCGATATGGCCTGCTAACCGGTGTTTATCCGTGGAGAAACGACCAGGCTAAAATTTTACCCGGAACAGCACCTCTAATTATCGATACGGCGCAGGTAACCATTCCAAAAATATTTAAAGAAAAAGGCTACCATACCGGTATTGTAGGGAAATGGCACCTTGGTTTAGGTACAGGCGTGGTCGACTGGAATGAACATGTAAAACCCGGGCCAAACGAAGTGGGTTTTGATGATGCCTATATTATGGCAGCTACCCAAGACCGCGTACCAACAGTGTACATCGATAACGGATATGTTGATGGCCTGGATAAAAATGATCCGATTGAAATTGATTATCAAAATAACTTTGAGGGACAGCCGACAGGTAAAGAAAATCCCGAATTGTGTACATACCAGATGTGGCATCATGGCCATAACAATACCATTATTAACGGTATTCCCCGCATTGGTTACATGAAAGGCGGCGAAGCGGCACGTTGGACAGATGTTGATATGGCCGATCATTTTCTTGCTAAAGCTCAGGCGTATGTAAAAGCACATAAAAATCAGCCTTTCTTCTTGGTTTACACTATGCAACAGCCTCATGTTCCGCGTACGCCACATCCTCGTTTCGAAGGAACATCCGGAATGGGGCCGCGAGGCGATGTAATTGTTGAAGCCGACTGGTGTTTGGGTGAATTTGTGAAAACATTGGAAGAAGAAGGAGTGCTGGAGAATACTTTGATCATTTTTTCGAGCGACAACGGCCCTGTACTTAATGACGGTTACTATGATGATGCTGTTGAGAAATTAGGCGATCATAAACCTGCCGGTGCATTGCGCGGAGGTAAATACAGCTTGTTTCAAGCCGGAACCCGTGTGCCGTTTATAACTTACTGGAAAGGAAAAATACAACCAAAAGTATCAGATGCCTTGGTTTGTCAGGTGGATATTTTAGCCTCCTTAGCAGAATTGGTAGGTAGCGATGCACAAACAATGGACAGCGAGCCTTTGCTTGATGTAATGATGGGTAACAGCGACGAAGGTCGTCAATCGTTGATATTGGAAGCCACAAGCCGTACCGCCATGCGCAGCGGAAACTGGGCCCTGATTCCTCCCTACAAAGGTGCCAAAATAAATACCCAGGTTAATATTGAATTGGGCAACGAAATGGAATGGCAATTGTACGATTTAAGCAGCGACATTAGCCAGCAAAAAAACGTAGCAGACGAAAACCCTGAAATATTGGAAGAACTTATTGCTGAATTTGAGCGCATTCGCGGAAAAGAATACTCCAATGTACAAAACCTGGAGTTGAAATAG
- a CDS encoding T9SS type A sorting domain-containing protein codes for MPAAANDTFLLAAGCGNNQVSGNLLINDSFLPDSAWISHIEYPETGNFSCGPLGDFIYKNTINFRGEITLNYRLSCISNPEYYAEAQLTIFVEDDNDCDNVVNSIDVDDDNDGIMDVHEGDQSVDSDNDGIPDCYDIDSDNDGITDFTEWQTEGQCASLLLCDNNCDGWDDAFDPAEGGMYYEQVDTDRDGIPDFLDTDSDDDGISDFIEAFDVLNNGEPELKMQNLDYDGDGLDNSCDTLNRELSMRNPIGSCSPLPDHNQNNIRDWRDPINYRAETDPQDAKIAENGLLIFPNPVKDYCTLKIPAEAHLSEAPYSLKIFDSKGTLIQLKLLYQEEHHLPLSHLKGGIYIIRVKAGATSWTTRISKIN; via the coding sequence ATGCCTGCCGCAGCAAACGATACTTTTTTGCTGGCCGCAGGTTGTGGCAACAACCAGGTTTCGGGAAACTTGCTTATCAACGATAGTTTTTTACCCGATTCGGCATGGATAAGTCATATCGAATATCCTGAAACAGGTAATTTCTCGTGTGGCCCCCTGGGTGATTTCATCTATAAAAACACAATTAATTTTCGGGGAGAAATTACCTTAAACTACCGCCTAAGCTGCATTAGTAACCCGGAATATTACGCTGAAGCACAATTAACCATTTTTGTTGAAGACGATAACGACTGCGACAATGTTGTAAATAGCATTGATGTGGATGACGACAATGATGGAATTATGGATGTTCATGAAGGTGACCAATCAGTAGATTCGGACAACGACGGTATTCCGGATTGTTATGATATAGATTCGGACAACGATGGTATTACCGATTTTACTGAATGGCAGACCGAAGGGCAATGCGCAAGTTTATTACTATGCGATAACAATTGCGATGGCTGGGACGACGCATTTGACCCTGCCGAAGGAGGAATGTACTACGAACAGGTTGATACCGACAGGGATGGTATACCCGATTTTTTAGATACAGACTCGGACGATGACGGCATTTCAGATTTTATTGAAGCCTTTGATGTGCTAAACAATGGCGAGCCGGAGCTTAAAATGCAAAACCTCGATTACGACGGTGATGGCCTTGATAATAGCTGCGACACGTTAAACCGCGAACTATCGATGCGCAATCCAATCGGAAGCTGTAGCCCCTTACCCGACCATAACCAGAACAATATTAGAGATTGGCGCGACCCCATAAACTACCGGGCCGAAACTGACCCCCAGGATGCCAAAATCGCAGAAAACGGATTGCTTATTTTTCCCAACCCCGTTAAAGATTATTGCACCCTAAAAATACCTGCAGAAGCACACCTTTCAGAAGCTCCCTATTCCTTAAAAATATTTGACTCGAAAGGCACGCTTATTCAACTTAAACTGCTTTACCAGGAAGAACACCACTTGCCACTTTCGCACTTAAAAGGAGGCATTTATATTATTCGGGTAAAAGCAGGTGCCACAAGCTGGACTACACGCATCAGCAAAATCAATTAG
- a CDS encoding sialate O-acetylesterase: MKTKQFLVSLLLFAYVFPTQAEVKLPKIFSSNMVLQQGMEVPVWGWATAGETVTIQLTTSASSDNENSGEAVKQTILIAHNNAIADSNGKWTTKLPAQAYGGPYTLSIKGENTINFTNVMIGEVWVCSGQSNMEWPLAQAKNAEKEIAAAKNSNIRLFSVPKRVAQFPEEDLEAGEWMECTPQTAHNFSAVGYFFGRSLADQLNVPIGLIHTSWGGTVAETWTSAKTIANDPDFKAPLTELQQLNVEEYKKNKEAEIRKILGGEIPLEDEGMVNGQPIYSAPELNDETWSSIKSPGLWEEQGYVNIDGIGWYRKELNLNQEQTQVNLNLHLGKIDDSDITFLNGIEVGKTENQYNKDRVYTIDKKYLKPGKNMIVVRVNDTGGGGGMWGAPEDQYVAIGKEKIDLSGNWKFKISKAVMQGFDLGPNAYPTLLFNGMIHPIIPYGIKGAIWYQGESNASRALQYRRVFPNLINDWRTQWNQGQFPFLFVQLANYMKATQQPEESEWAELREAQSLTLELPNTGMASAIDIGEADDIHPRNKQDVGNRLALNALKTAYNKELVHTGPTYQSVEFKDGKAYISFKVTGDGLAVKDKYGYVKAFTIAGDDRKFYWAKAEIINKNTVVVYSYAVKNPVAVRFGWANNPDDINLYNLNELPANPFRTDSWPGITK; encoded by the coding sequence ATGAAAACAAAACAATTCCTCGTTTCTCTACTACTTTTTGCGTATGTTTTTCCAACGCAGGCTGAAGTTAAGCTCCCCAAAATTTTCAGTTCTAACATGGTTTTGCAACAGGGTATGGAAGTTCCGGTTTGGGGCTGGGCAACCGCAGGCGAAACGGTTACAATTCAACTAACTACATCAGCATCATCTGACAATGAGAATTCCGGAGAGGCCGTGAAACAAACCATACTGATTGCCCATAACAACGCCATTGCCGACAGTAACGGAAAATGGACAACCAAACTGCCGGCACAAGCATACGGTGGGCCTTACACGCTAAGTATAAAAGGCGAAAACACGATTAATTTTACAAATGTAATGATTGGTGAAGTTTGGGTATGCTCGGGCCAGTCGAACATGGAATGGCCACTGGCACAGGCCAAAAATGCTGAAAAAGAAATAGCTGCAGCCAAAAACTCTAACATTCGCTTGTTTTCGGTACCCAAACGTGTGGCACAGTTTCCGGAAGAGGATTTGGAAGCCGGAGAATGGATGGAATGCACACCTCAAACGGCACATAATTTTTCGGCCGTCGGGTATTTCTTTGGCCGTTCGTTAGCTGACCAGCTTAACGTGCCTATTGGTTTAATTCACACCTCGTGGGGCGGCACGGTTGCCGAAACCTGGACCAGCGCAAAAACCATTGCCAACGATCCGGATTTTAAAGCTCCGCTTACCGAGTTGCAGCAACTTAATGTGGAAGAATACAAAAAAAACAAGGAGGCTGAAATTCGAAAAATTCTGGGTGGAGAAATTCCTTTGGAAGACGAAGGCATGGTGAATGGACAACCTATATACTCAGCACCGGAGTTAAACGACGAAACCTGGAGCTCGATAAAATCACCCGGATTATGGGAAGAACAAGGATATGTAAATATTGATGGAATTGGCTGGTACCGTAAGGAATTAAACCTCAACCAGGAACAAACACAGGTGAACCTCAATCTTCATCTGGGTAAAATTGACGATTCGGATATTACTTTCCTTAACGGAATAGAAGTTGGAAAAACAGAAAACCAATACAACAAAGACCGGGTGTATACCATTGATAAAAAATATTTAAAGCCCGGAAAAAACATGATTGTGGTGCGGGTAAACGATACCGGTGGCGGTGGCGGTATGTGGGGAGCGCCTGAAGATCAGTACGTGGCAATTGGGAAAGAAAAAATAGATCTTTCGGGTAACTGGAAATTTAAAATTTCAAAAGCAGTTATGCAAGGTTTTGATTTAGGCCCCAACGCCTATCCTACTCTGCTGTTTAACGGCATGATACACCCCATAATTCCGTATGGTATAAAAGGAGCAATCTGGTACCAGGGTGAGTCAAATGCCAGCCGGGCCCTACAATACCGGCGTGTTTTTCCGAACCTTATAAACGATTGGCGAACGCAGTGGAATCAGGGCCAATTTCCTTTTCTTTTTGTGCAACTGGCCAACTACATGAAAGCCACACAACAGCCCGAAGAAAGTGAATGGGCCGAGTTACGCGAAGCCCAGAGTTTAACCTTAGAACTACCCAATACAGGAATGGCATCGGCCATTGATATTGGTGAAGCCGACGACATCCACCCCCGCAACAAACAAGACGTAGGCAATAGGCTGGCCTTAAACGCCTTAAAAACGGCTTATAATAAAGAACTGGTGCACACAGGCCCTACCTATCAATCGGTTGAATTTAAAGATGGAAAAGCCTATATTTCTTTTAAAGTTACCGGCGATGGGCTTGCTGTAAAAGACAAATACGGCTATGTAAAAGCTTTCACAATTGCAGGGGATGATCGGAAGTTTTATTGGGCCAAAGCAGAAATTATAAATAAAAATACGGTGGTTGTTTATTCTTATGCCGTAAAAAATCCGGTTGCAGTGCGGTTTGGCTGGGCCAATAATCCTGATGATATTAACCTGTATAACCTCAACGAATTACCGGCGAATCCTTTCAGAACAGATAGCTGGCCAGGAATTACAAAGTAA
- a CDS encoding NAD(P)-dependent oxidoreductase, whose product MKQNLSIGWIGTGVMGTSMLGHLNSAGYKCTAFSRTKSKAEKLLKSGVNWADSPADVAAVSDVVFTIVGFPKDVHEVYFGEKGILEQAKPAAILVDMTTTEPSLAVEIYKAAKARGANALDAPVSGGDVGAKNATLSIMAGGDKATFDKVLPLLELMGKQIVFQGKAGSGQHTKMCNQITIAGTMIGVCESLLYGHKAGLDLPTMLSSISGGAAGCWTLDNLAPRIVNRNFDPGFFVEHFIKDMGIALKEAEQMELSLPGLALVKQLYLAVQAQGHGKLGTHALMLALERMSGV is encoded by the coding sequence ATGAAACAGAATCTGTCGATTGGTTGGATTGGTACCGGGGTTATGGGTACCTCAATGTTGGGCCACTTAAATAGTGCCGGTTATAAGTGCACAGCTTTTTCCCGTACAAAAAGCAAGGCTGAAAAACTGCTAAAAAGTGGTGTGAATTGGGCTGATAGCCCGGCTGATGTTGCGGCAGTTTCAGATGTGGTATTTACAATTGTTGGCTTTCCGAAAGATGTACACGAAGTATATTTCGGCGAAAAAGGAATACTGGAACAGGCAAAACCTGCTGCCATACTTGTTGATATGACAACAACAGAACCGAGTTTGGCCGTTGAAATATACAAAGCAGCAAAAGCCCGTGGAGCCAATGCCCTTGATGCTCCGGTTTCGGGAGGCGATGTGGGGGCAAAAAATGCAACCCTTTCAATAATGGCAGGAGGCGATAAAGCAACTTTTGATAAAGTGCTGCCTTTACTTGAACTAATGGGGAAACAAATTGTTTTCCAGGGAAAAGCCGGATCGGGACAGCACACAAAAATGTGCAATCAGATAACTATTGCCGGAACAATGATTGGCGTTTGCGAATCGTTGTTATATGGCCATAAAGCAGGTCTTGATTTGCCAACAATGTTATCATCTATAAGTGGCGGGGCAGCCGGATGTTGGACCCTGGATAATCTCGCTCCACGTATAGTAAATCGAAATTTCGACCCCGGATTTTTTGTAGAACATTTTATTAAAGATATGGGTATTGCGTTAAAGGAAGCCGAGCAAATGGAACTATCCCTGCCGGGGCTTGCATTGGTAAAACAACTGTATCTTGCTGTTCAGGCGCAGGGCCATGGAAAGCTGGGTACTCATGCTTTAATGTTGGCTTTAGAACGAATGTCAGGCGTTTAG
- a CDS encoding fumarate hydratase — protein MAEFKYQKPFPILKDDTEYRCITKDYVSTVEVDGRELLKVDPQGLEELAKEAFNDVSFYLRAAHLEKLAKILEDPEATDNDKFVAHTMLMNQAVSAEGELPTCQDTGTAIVIGKKGEDVYTGANDAEMLSKGIFSTYADKNLRYSQVVPFTMTKEKNTGTNLPAQIDIYAEQGNKYEFLFITKGGGSGNKTFLYQQTKSLLTEENLTKFVQEKIMDLGTSACPPYHLALVIGGTSAEATLATVKKASAGYYDNLPTEGNEGGQAFRDLEWEEKVTKICQESGVGAQFGGKYFVHDVRVIRLPRHAASCPVGLGVSCSADRNIKAKITKEGIFLEQLEKNPARFLPAKAPSMSPAIDIDLDQGMDKVLAELTKYPTKTRLNLSGTLIVARDIAHAQIKQMLDEGMPMPEYFKNHPVYYAGPAKTPKGMASGSFGPTTAGRMDPYVDEFQSHGGSMIMLAKGNRSQAVTDACKKHGGFYLGSIGGPAAILAKNSIKSVEVVDFEDLGMEAVRKIRVENFPAFIIVDDKGNDFFKEL, from the coding sequence ATGGCAGAATTTAAATATCAAAAACCATTTCCAATTTTAAAAGACGATACCGAATATCGTTGTATAACCAAAGATTATGTGTCGACAGTAGAGGTTGACGGGCGCGAATTGCTGAAAGTAGATCCACAGGGACTTGAAGAGCTGGCAAAAGAAGCTTTTAACGATGTGTCGTTTTACCTTAGGGCTGCTCACCTCGAAAAACTGGCTAAAATTCTGGAAGATCCGGAAGCAACAGATAACGATAAGTTTGTGGCTCATACCATGTTGATGAACCAGGCAGTTTCGGCCGAAGGAGAACTGCCCACTTGCCAGGATACCGGAACTGCAATAGTTATCGGTAAAAAAGGTGAAGATGTGTATACCGGAGCAAACGATGCCGAAATGCTGTCAAAAGGGATTTTTTCAACCTACGCCGATAAGAATTTGCGCTATTCGCAAGTGGTTCCGTTTACCATGACCAAAGAAAAGAATACCGGAACAAACCTACCTGCGCAAATTGATATTTATGCTGAGCAGGGAAATAAGTACGAATTCTTGTTTATTACCAAAGGTGGTGGCTCCGGAAATAAAACATTTTTATATCAACAAACGAAGTCGCTTTTAACCGAAGAAAACCTGACCAAATTTGTTCAGGAAAAGATTATGGATTTAGGAACATCAGCATGTCCTCCTTATCACCTGGCTTTGGTAATTGGCGGAACTTCAGCCGAGGCAACTCTGGCAACAGTAAAAAAAGCATCGGCAGGTTATTACGATAACCTACCAACCGAAGGTAACGAAGGCGGCCAGGCTTTCCGTGATTTGGAATGGGAAGAAAAAGTTACAAAAATTTGCCAGGAGAGTGGTGTTGGAGCTCAGTTTGGTGGTAAATACTTTGTTCACGATGTGCGTGTTATTCGCTTACCACGTCACGCAGCGTCGTGCCCGGTAGGTTTGGGTGTTAGCTGCAGTGCCGACCGTAACATTAAAGCTAAAATTACAAAAGAAGGTATTTTCCTTGAGCAACTGGAAAAAAATCCGGCCCGCTTCCTGCCAGCTAAGGCGCCATCAATGAGTCCGGCAATTGATATTGATCTGGACCAGGGAATGGATAAGGTATTGGCCGAATTAACGAAATATCCAACAAAAACCCGGCTTAACCTAAGTGGAACATTAATTGTTGCTCGCGATATTGCACATGCTCAAATAAAGCAAATGCTCGATGAGGGCATGCCAATGCCCGAGTATTTTAAAAATCACCCGGTTTATTATGCCGGCCCTGCAAAAACACCAAAAGGAATGGCATCAGGTAGTTTTGGTCCAACCACTGCCGGGCGTATGGATCCTTATGTTGACGAGTTCCAAAGCCATGGTGGCTCGATGATTATGCTGGCAAAAGGCAACCGCTCGCAGGCCGTAACCGATGCGTGTAAAAAACATGGCGGGTTCTACCTGGGATCAATTGGTGGACCAGCGGCAATTTTGGCTAAAAACAGCATTAAGTCGGTTGAAGTAGTAGATTTTGAAGATTTGGGAATGGAAGCTGTTCGCAAAATCCGTGTCGAGAATTTCCCCGCATTTATTATTGTTGATGATAAAGGCAACGATTTCTTTAAAGAATTATAA